AGCGGCCAAGTTCACGTGGTGCTTCCAGGTGTCGTCGCATTGTCCGGGCGTCTCGTGCGCATCTGGGTACGCGGACAGTGGTGACAGGCCGAAGCAGTTACCGAGTTCGTGAATGCGTGCAAGGGTGAGTGCAAACTGTGGCGGAAGGAGTGTTCGTGGGGTGGCTGCGTAAGCGCCCGCCGGCGCCTTCGCCGGCGGAGCCGTGGGACGGGGTGGACACGGAGGCCGCAGATGTCGCGGCGCGCGCGGCGGGCTTCCAGGACGCCGCTCACCAGCAAGCATCCGCCCGTGGGAAAGCTCGTCGGGCGGCTCGCACACCCGCCGACCAGGTGGCGCGCGCTAAGCAGGTCGGAGTCGTATCCCGTGCCGAGTATCTAGAGCCCCAGGCCGAGGCGGCTGCGCTCCATCCAGGTCCAGGCGGGTTCCCAGACGCGCGCCTTGAACGCGTTCGAGACCGACTTCTGGTCGTCACCCCCGCAGGGTGGGTGAACCCGAAGAGCCGCTCGGCTCACAAGTGGGGCTTGCACTCCTTCCAGCTCCGGGGGACCAGCTACCACACTGCGGCGGTGAGAGCGGGGCGCTTCACCCCAGGAACAGCGGTCCGCCTCGTGCGCGAACCGAATAATCCTCACGACCCGAACGCGATCTCGGTGTGGGCGGAAGGCGCCAAGGCGAAAGCCGGATACGTCCCGGGAACGAGGGCGAAGGCGCTCGCGAGGCTGCTTGATGGTGGAGCGGACCTGGTTGCGGTGAGCGTGCGCGGGGCGGGCCCCGGAAGGGAGGGCGCCGTTCCTCAGGTCCTGGTGTGTGAGCGGGAACTGTACGAGCACCTCACCCGCTGAGCGTGCCCCAGCACCTCGATGCGGCACATCCCCGTATCGACTTTCACCGGCTTCTGCGCCACGTTGGCTCGCAGAGGCACGCTCCGGGTTCCCTTCACGACGCGAACCCTCGGGCGAGGGGCGCCGCGGCACTCATGGCGGCAGGAATCGCAGGAAGCAGTTTCAGTTGCAAGCAGTCGCCCGCATCGCCAGAACGGCGACATCTCGCAGCGGTGAAAGTAAAGTCCGCTCATGGGCATCTTTGGTCGAAAGGCTGCGAGGTACGCCTACCTGCCGCTCCACGTGCTCCGATGGGGTGAGGTCCGACTCCTAGATCCGAGCCTGAGCCAAGCTGAGTTCAACACCGGCGTGACGATGGCCAAAGCGGCTGGCGACGTAGTGGAGCAGAACGGGGACGCTCTCCTGGACCGCCCCGACATCGATGCCCTTCTGCGGCACCTCATCCCGACCTTGCTCCCGCTTGGTGGGTTCCCTGACAACCCTGACGAGGTGGCCATCGACTTCCTTGTCGGGTGGTCGGTCGCCGACGCGGAGAGCGCAGGCGGCCTGAACAAGCAGGCAAGCATCAGCAGGTCCGCAGCGCTCGCCCTGTCGCTTCTGCGCCAGTCCCCTGAGGGCGAGGAAGAGCGAGCCCCCGCGACCTGGCGGTTCATGGACCTGGGCTATTGCTGCAACCGCCTGAACCTAGGCCCGCAAGCAGCTTCGGCGGCCGTGCTTGCGTCCTGAACAGGGACTGCGGAGTGCGACCCGGTAGGGCGCTGGCACCCCTTGAACGTGCAGACCCGGAGGGCCGAGGTCGCCCTACGTGAGGGCGCTTGGCCACCGCCCACGGCTCTGGTAGTACTCCGGCGCTTCGGGCTCCTCGTTGAACTCTAGGAGTCCACCAACCTTCTCGCGCAACACGTCGCGGACCTCGGCTGGTGTGGCGAA
This genomic window from Nocardioides marinus contains:
- a CDS encoding HIRAN domain-containing protein; the encoded protein is MNPKSRSAHKWGLHSFQLRGTSYHTAAVRAGRFTPGTAVRLVREPNNPHDPNAISVWAEGAKAKAGYVPGTRAKALARLLDGGADLVAVSVRGAGPGREGAVPQVLVCERELYEHLTR